The window AATTGGTCATAATGATATTGGCTAAATTCAGAATGACATTTCTTTATAGAGCTGCAGATGTAGCTCaatactgaagttttggatcaatctcattCTATGCATAATTGAGAATAGAAGCAGTTGCATTCTATGCATAATTTAGAATAGAGGCAATTGCATTGAGTCCCATGCAAGGCAATTACAATGCCCTGCATTGTGTAGgggtgtgcgcgtgtgtaaaaaaaaaatgcaaggcAATTACAATTCCCTTCTGCGTTTATTGGACTATTCTAATTGCTAATTAAATTCaatagttaatccaaatgcacccttaacaGGTGATGTTTCTTATGCCATTAGTATGCTGCGGAGTGTTCGTCGTTACTGATTCATGTGCCATTATAATGCAGGATGCATGAGATACTTATTTCCCTACCCCAACTCTTGAGACAGTTTCTGTAATTCCTCTTCAATCAGAAATCTGCCCCACCAAATTCTGATGTCTGCAGCAAAAAGCCATCCTGGTGCAATGGTGGTTGGGCGGAGAGTCTATAATGATTTTCGCACTGGCTTTCATCCATTCTCACACACCTTTTTGGTATCCTGAGTGGGCCTGTGCATCAATGGTGGAAAAGTAGGAATGGTTCGAGATGGCCTTTCGGGTCTCGTCTTTTTCCACAAGTGCTCAGTTGGGCTGTTCATCAAGGGAAGCTTCCTCAATGCTTGATTTCCATGACCTATGGTGGTGGATTTCATTGAATGCAAAATTCATGACTAAGTGATAATCTGAGCTGTTCATCTAGAAGGCCCACTGCAGGTGGTTCAATCTGGACTGTTGTTTCTAACGCACCTTTTGTATGGTCAGTGAGAATCTCTGTTGTTAAATAAATGAATGCAGAAGAGAAATGAAATATTTATGTTCTAAGATATTCAAATATCCGTGTATTCCATGAGGCTGATGCTTGTATGCAATGCTTTTCATTATGGTACAATCCATTGGAATAACAGAAATTTTCTACAACACAATTGGGCAAATAACTGCCGAAAGCTGGCCTAAGATTCTCAATAGGCAATATATTATGGTATGACCGTTCATTGTGGTTCCTGTCAAGTAAATGGCCTAGATCAAATGTACAGTTGCTGGCCTAGTTTTTTCCTCttgagaaaataaaatattagtgtTCAGTTTACAAATGGGCTAGAATTATGAACAAAAGGGACCAGATTTTGGTGATGGGTTCATTTGATGGCCCCCTCATCTCCAacgttttcttttatgtagtGCGTGAAACACCCAATCACACTTTGGGCTACCATGTTGTAAGTCACGCCCACTGAGCAGGTTTTGATGAAATATATAAACCATGCTGGCCTGAAGCACCACTCTTTGGTTTCCGCTCAGGCAGCGAGAGAGCAGGCCTCACCATAAATTATGCTAATCATGCCTTGAAGTAAGAAAACCTTaaatcattcatcatcatcatctaaactttaATCTGCAATCAGATAAATCAAAGAGATACTTTGACACTACCGAATTGgttggtgggcatttattggaaagctaaaaatgaaaaacatccacTGGTCTCATTTCAAGAAATAAGGTGTCCAAGAATCAGAGGTTGGATCTTGAGAATGTGGCTTAGTGAGAGTGGGTTCCAGAATTACTAGGTTAACcctgagttaatatatgccacttgtgccatttctgagtgcctgcagaTCAAGCATAACACAGCCAAATATCACATACCTCGGCAAATAACAGGGAATTTTGTTCGTGATACATGTGAACTGAGACACATAATCTAGAATGTACACTTTAATTTAAATTTTGCATGTCACTCATGCAATTTCCAAGTAATTTCTAAGAGCCTGCCCATCATTCATCACTCAGCCAGTGTCAAAAAGTTCTTTATTGCCGGCAGCTGAGCTCTTCAATATCTGAAAGCAATGCTGGCAAAAAGTTTCTCCAACTTCCAAAACAATCAATAGTACAGTATAGTATTCTTCTCAGTTTAATTTCTTAAAATAGATAAATTCAAGCATCAGGCAGTTGCATTAGTATTCTTGGGTGGGCCAAAGCCCAAAAGGTGGAGGAACAGAACGCCTCTATCTGGGTTTCACAATTCACATGTAGATAGCTGCCAGAAAATTGTGATGACCATCCAAAAACAGGCAATAAAGAAACAAACTGCTCTAAGGCATCATCCTATCCATGCAATTACGGTGGCATAGTGATCACATTGCCTTAATGGCCATGGCAACCAATTTGATGATGCAGATGACAGATTCACCAAAGATTAtccaggaaaataaataaatagctattTTGAGTTCTTTCACCTTTATAAACTTGGGGCTGCCAGTTCAGAGGCAGACCAAAGTTCCATCTGCTTTAGAACAACAATGAAGAAATTACATGACCAGCTGAAGAAGGCGAGGCCCCTCTTTCATTTTAGAAGAATATTGGAATGTTGTGTTATAAATAACCCATGTGGCAACCGATGAATGGCTGCCAGCGCATTGCCCGGCCAGGATCAAGTCATGAAAGGCCAGGGGAAGGCAGTAAATGGTCTCTGTCAGTTGTAGACCATGTACTTAGGAGTAGCACTGAATTTTTGATAACCTTTGATGACCTTGTTGACCGCATCAAGGAAATCTTTCTCCGTCACCGTCTTTCTCCTCGCTCGGATAGCAAACATCCCTGCCTCAGTGCATACACTCCTGATGTCTGCCCCTGAAAAAATCCATAACCAAAGTTAAAAAGTTGAATGGAAATTTTGGCGGCAAGTGAAGGACCAGAATGCAGGAAACTTTAATGGAAGAAAGGCTGGAAATGGGAGGTAATAAGATTGACGACTGCATGCGTTCTCTTGCAGATAACACATTGAAGACGAATGTGTTGGGCTTGTTGGCTTAAATAGGATGGGGAAGAAAGGAGAGCAGGGAACCTTTGTTCATGTCCCGCATGGGTAGCAACACTACCCCCATGCAAATACAAGGATCATTAGTCCCTGTTTCTACTTTTTAGCACTGCGTAAATGCAAGTGTCTTCTATGAGGCTGTTTTATTATTGATTTTTTGATTTGATGGATGAATGCAATTGTCGAGTCTTCTGATCTAAAATTGCAGGCACAGGAATGAAGACCTAATTGATGCCATTTCTGGTGTTGAAAATGGAAGATTTTTAGTTGAGCTCAAACTATTGTTCACGGGAGTTGTATGTACTTGCTGATACTCTGAAGACCATCTTGTACTTCCAATGGTGCAGGAAATCCTCAACATTTTTGCCTTTTTCTAATGGTGGCACTCTGAcgtacagctatccagaccatccaaaatgtGGGTGCCATAGAGAATGGAGCATCTCTCTAAAATCACATTGACCAAGCAATGCTAACCACCCAATTAATGGCCAAAATCATGTTGATCGAGCAATGCTAATCTCCCAATTAATGGCCAAAATCACGTTGACCAAGCAATGCTAACCACCCAATTAATGGCCATTAAGTGTTTGATTAAAGTTAaaagggaaaaatcagatggctaaTATTATCTTCCCAGTGAAATTTTTAGGTTACACCACCTATAGTTGGGTCAccgatttggacagtctggattggaAAGTACAACCACGACATGTTTCTGcaccattttttaaattgtgtaaaacTAGAATAGAAGTCTTGCCCAAGGATCAAGCTCACACCCAATGCATTCACAAAAAGTTTTGCAAGCATTTGTTGTGAAAGATAAACCAAACGTACAAGAAAGCAAGTCTAAAGACTCCCTTAAATAGGGTAAACAAGATCATGCATTTGACGAATTGATTGGTAGCAAGAGGTCAAGGCATTGTCCAACATAAATAGGTCGAGGCATACAACATAACATTGTTTTGTTCAAATGATTTTATGAAACAGTAACGTGGTAGAAAACAGTAAGAGGGGCTCTCGGCATCATTTGCTTACCCGTTGAGTTGGGGCAGAGGCGAGCGAGAAGCTCAAACCGGATGTCTCTCTCGCAATTCATTGTCCGTGTGTGGATCTTGAATATTTGTGTCCTGCTCTCCAGATCAGGCAGACCGAACTCAACCTTACGGTCTAGTCGTCCAGGACGCAACAATGCTGGATCTAGTGTGTCAGGCCTGAAATGCATAGagcaaaaaagtttaaaaaaaaaaaaaaaaaagcaaacggGTGGTAAGATGCATCATCAGCCTGCAGATCATAGAGAAACTTGTGATTTTAATTAGTATTCATCAGAATTCAGACTATAAATCATTCCAAGATCCTATTGAAAACTTGGAATAGGAATATCCAGTTTTCTTCCTCAATTGGGGTAGACTAAGCTCCACCCAAGAACCGTAATTTACAACAGACCATGACTGTAAACAACAAGGTTACAGTACTTGAGAAATTGTAGAAACACATGGCATCATGGGAAAGAGCTAATGCAGACACGCCTATTGAAAATAAAGTTGCCATTGGAAAGATAGAGCAGATGCACACTTCAGCATCAGTGTTAGGCACGTACACTCATCAGAAATTTGACAAAGTACTCGCACGATTGACAGCAGGATACAGGAGAAATAATATGTGATCTAGGCAAACATGTGAACAAATAGAAGAAATAATATGTGATCTAGGCAAACATGTGAACAAGTAGAAGGCTATGTGACAACAAATGCTGCTAACCTGTTTGTTGCCATCAAAACTTTGATGTTTCCTCGAGCATCAAAGCCATCGAGCTGATTCACGATTTCAAGCATTGTACGCTGGACCTCATTGTCTCCACCCACACCATCATCAAACCGAGCACCACCTATTGCGTCCACCTCATCAAAGAAGACGATGCAAGCCTTTTTTGAACGTGCCATCTACAGAACATAAAAAAGATTGGCAAATGGTAACAGCCGAAATGAACTAGCAGAGAATCTGAATAGAACTAACTGTAAGAAAACCTTCTAATCTCTGCTAATAAATTCATTAAATGTCATAGTAGCAACCTGGAAAAGCTCACGAACCATCCGGGCCCCCTCTCCAACATATTTCTGAACAAGCTCACTTCCAATAACACGAATAAAGCAGGCATCAGTTCTGTTGGCCACAGCTCTAGCTAGTAAAGTTTTGCCTGTTCCTGGAGGACCATAGCAAAGCACCCCCTTCGGAGGATCAATGCCAAGCTTCACAAATTTCTCTGGATGGAGCATGGGGAGTTCCactacctttttaaaaaaaaaaagaagacagcaTCACAACAAGAAGGAAACATAAGTACTACCTGGAGTCACCATCATtgtcaaagccttatcccaactaattggcaTTGGCAAAGTACACCTGTAGTGgtatctataaataaataaaaataaaaaaatagtggCTGCTTGATCATTGCTGGGAAAATGTACCCTGGTAAAGACAACCACACTAAAATTTTCATGTTGTCTAGAAACAAAACCATGGTGAGAAAATATTCAGCAAAAAATTGTTCCTTTTCTACATTGGGGAGTAATGACCAAATGCACCCCTTAACTCACTGGGAGCTCACTGATTTCTGCCTCAATATGTGAACGAGTGGAAGCTCATATCTTGCTATCAAACTGTAGCACTAACTTTGAACATTAAACAAAACCgcaattcttcttcttccccaggATTCACGAATCTGAAGTGATTCTGATCCTACACCAGGCATGGGCATGGAAAACTAGGGTGAAACTTGCCCTAAACTAGGAATGGCTGGTTACCCGACCCAGCCAGGGTGAGATTTAGGTTGACCAGCCCGGTTTGAGAACTATGCTTTTTCAGTAATCTTCATGTCAAAGTTTCCACATCAAATAATTTGTGCATGAGATTACTCGATTACTTAAAAGTGTATTATTTGCTCTTTTCTTAAGAATGACAAGATTCTGTGCAGCAATAGCGTCTTAATTCCCGTATGTTAAAATCTTGTCTAGAACATCCCAAAGGAAGATCTGTAACTGTACCAGTGGCCATCTTTTGAGATAGATAAATGCTCCCAACACCCATGATCTTTAAAGGAAATGCACATAAGAGACATTGAAGATGAAAAGAATATTTCAATTTAGATTATCCAAGTGACTGGGTAAAGTTGACTTGGGTGTCTTAGGCCCCAGTAGTGAACTATGCTTCTTACAATCTTCATGTCAAACTTCACACATCAAATCCTTCTTTGAACAGGAGAATACTTGATTACTGCAAAGTGTACTATTTGATCTTTGAAGACTGACAAGATTCTGCGTAGTACTAGTGGCTTAATTCCTGTAGGTAAAAACGTTGCACCTCATAGGAAGACCTGTGCTAGTGAGCATCTTTAGAGCACCAACATCCATGACTTTTTAAATGAAGTTCCCATAAGAGACACTGAaaggaaaataatattttgaCGTTGATTATCTTAGTGCTACTATAAGGAGATTCAAAATCAAGATATTTGGTACAAACAGAAAAAGGTGCAAGAATCATGTTTTATGCAATCAAATGTAGCTAGAAGCATAGACCAAAAGAATGAATGTTAATACATTAGTTCAAGTTATCAGTTTTAACTGGGAAAACTATGACTAGTTCAATCACTGACAGATCAAGTGGCAACACAAACATTATTGATCATTGATGTTTTACATAATAACATTGAATGTCTTGGTATGTGTGtatggatctttaaaaaaaaaaaaacacatgcacaAATATCCTTAGTAACTTGTGAATGTGAATGCTATATATCACACTTACAGCACTGGGTCCGCCAGGTGCTTATCCTAGAATTGGGGGAAAAGCTTATACAAAAGCATTCTCATATGAGAATTAAAATACTCATAACTCACTTCTCGCATCTTTTCAATCTGCTCCTTACATCCACCAACATCATTGTATGTAACATCCGGTTTTTCTTCCACTGTCATCATGGTAACACTGGGATCAATCTTCGGAGGCAAGGGAATTTGAATTTGATATTTATTTCGATCAACGCTGCAACATAAAACACAATCATCAGATACAGCAGATGATTATCAAAACAAGAACCATCCACACACATgcgcagaaaaagaaaaagaaaaaaaagaaggaagtcCAGTAATCAATCAATGACAATCCATTCTCAGTGTGAACAATTGATAATAGAAAGcattgttcaaagtatccccgatattatcgctATCTCCAGCTTAGTGATATCGATAACACAAGtagtgataccaataacactggtagtataaaAATTCTAGGTATCGGCGATGTATTGCAAGTATCGCCTATGTATTCATATCACCAATTAATTggcaatattttcgactgtgtaaattctaggtgtcacttgtattgccaaatGTATCGTTGttgccaatgtattgccaatatttttcaCTGTGTaaaggtgtcgcttgtatcgccagtGTATCGGTGGTATTTTGATAATGTCGTTAATGTATTAATATCACCaaaaaattgtttattaaaatttttcatttcatattttttttttataggcacatggttgtatgcgaTGTTCAATTTGTcgatgatattatcgttatcacaaCATGGGAGACATTGAGTTcttttcctttccagttgttgatgatttctcgGCAAAATATCATATGTTGTCGATATTCTAAAATTTCAATGACTGtttagatggatagatgggatggttggactaatttcttatgaCAATgtatgcttttaggcccccattaaatgagaACTTATTATGTgtgtattctttttgcaatttttttattcctaaatatgcaaatgtgtattttggggcatctcctgaagttttgctaaaaaaatccactgttttccccatgtttctctaatgtttccctgcatttttgGTTGTCggtgatatcaatattgtttccatatctctGGCCAGCAAAACTCatagcaataccgatacttcgacACTGATAGAAAGTAATTTAAATTGTCAACTATCATCTACTTAACCAAAGTCCAATATTCAGAATAGTGTAATGTAATTTCTACTTCGAAAGCATTAGCTGAATGCATTCTtgatttgatgcaagacaattaaccacttgctctaaaagctcgaactgttagagtatagcgaattaatctttttatctcatagcccaggccccacatcgcatgggttaggacctcggccgaacccccttcgtgggccctaaatcacatgggctgcccacccggagtgtgtccccgcatcccacgggctacccaactcgagctcggtgtgaaatgcgcattaatcacccctggtgaggagtctcgaacacgagatctcccctatgggccccaaatcacatgggtcacccaccccgagtgtgtccccgcatcccacgggctaccccactcaagcccggtgtgaaaatgccactGCATTATGATTTGCCTTCAAAACTAATATACGtaaaggatttttatttttatttttggtaatgaTGAGTTGATTTTGGTGATCACTTTTTAATCTATCAAATTCTACTCTTAATAAAGCGGACCTTATGAGAAGCATTCACcttgatttttcattttcagttttCATTTTTGGTACAGTTTTATGTCTCCGCACTGGGATTTTAATTTTGCGATTACAAGTGGTGGACCTTATGAGAAGCATTCACCTTGTTTGGCTTGTGTATGTTTTTTTGGCACCGCCTCAGCGCCTTTCAATGAAAGTTtcttgttatctttcaaaaataagtGGTGGCTTGTGCTGCGAGTGATGTCAATGTGTGCCTCTACCATGGCTGGTCCCATAACCAGGGTAAAAGAGTAATAGTCATGACAATTGCAATTGCATGTCTTATCATCAATGAAACATCCTAATTAAATCCAAGAAAGGAAACTATAAAGTGGAAATTTTAACTTACCCGACACGCATGCCTTCTTCAATATCTGTTGGCGAAACTTTATCGCCCAAACCAACAACAAACTGCAGGTACCAGAAAGAATTAGGTCCATCAAAATGTGCCAAGTTTCTTTAAGTTATACCAACCTGAAATAACAAAATATTGCATAGAAATATACCTTGGCAATTTGCTTAACATTTATTACATACTTTGCATCATCAGAGTTctggtttattatttttgtgcatcTTGCAACCTGCTCAAAACATGAATAAACACACATGTAAGGTCGAACAACATGCAATGTATTCATAGCCACAACAACAGCCAGCACTCTTAAAGATTACCTGAAGAGGCTGCTCCTCCTGCATCATTTGTTTATCAGAAACAAGATCCCACTGGCTGGGTGCAACTAACCCAGTGTCTGACTCTTTTATTCCTATTGTTTAAATGAAACAAAATCTTCCTATTCAAAAAGTGTTATAATGAAGATAGAGGGGCAGATGCTGAGAGAAGCCGATAATGATGGAGACAAGGAGAAGTGCCTCGTAGAAACTACTTGCAATGAAACTTCATGATATCAACTGACACAATGAAATGCCTCAACCACAAACTAAGTACATAATGATCTTCCATGTTCCCTATTCATTCTAATgtcattagtaaaaaaaaaaagtgccaaaAGTAAAACCAAGAAACATACCACACAAGTCATTGACCTTCTTGGCCATGTCCTTGATTTCATTCTCCACTTTCTTTATGCTGGCAGAGTAGGGTCCCAAGCCCTGCCATTAAACAATTCCAAATATCAAAAATCACAATGCCGGCCACTATCGAACACTAAACACAACACCATTAACCCACATAACCAACAAAgtgaaagaaacaaagaaaccAACAAAGTGAAAGAAACAAAGAAGCAAAAGCTCAATGCATTTGAAGCTAGAATAAAAAGGAATTATAAGTCAACGTCACACAgatccaaatctataaataatagaTTATGTGGGAAAATGGAAAATGtattaagtgtgtgtgtgtgtgtgtgtgtgtgtgctcgtgtgctttttccttcttctttttcctttttttttttaatgaggggTGTGCCGGGCCCATGTTGTAGTGCAACACAATGGCAACACTTGAGGGCCCCAGCAGCAAGCTGCTGTGGTGGGCCTTCCCCACAAGAAATTGAACTGCATGCAGTGCGCTTACATGGAAGAAATTCTTCAAATATAACATGTGCTGAAATGCCTTTTAAGGACAACTATAGCTACCATTTCTTTCAAAATCCATTACCATCTGAATGACCAATTGAATGGTAGAAACATCCAGTGAATGAA of the Magnolia sinica isolate HGM2019 chromosome 7, MsV1, whole genome shotgun sequence genome contains:
- the LOC131251821 gene encoding 26S proteasome regulatory subunit 7-like, with protein sequence MAPEIEDGDINNEKNPPPLDEDDIALLKTYGLGPYSASIKKVENEIKDMAKKVNDLCGIKESDTGLVAPSQWDLVSDKQMMQEEQPLQVARCTKIINQNSDDAKYVINVKQIAKFVVGLGDKVSPTDIEEGMRVGVDRNKYQIQIPLPPKIDPSVTMMTVEEKPDVTYNDVGGCKEQIEKMREVVELPMLHPEKFVKLGIDPPKGVLCYGPPGTGKTLLARAVANRTDACFIRVIGSELVQKYVGEGARMVRELFQMARSKKACIVFFDEVDAIGGARFDDGVGGDNEVQRTMLEIVNQLDGFDARGNIKVLMATNRPDTLDPALLRPGRLDRKVEFGLPDLESRTQIFKIHTRTMNCERDIRFELLARLCPNSTGADIRSVCTEAGMFAIRARRKTVTEKDFLDAVNKVIKGYQKFSATPKYMVYN